Genomic window (Rosa chinensis cultivar Old Blush chromosome 6, RchiOBHm-V2, whole genome shotgun sequence):
GGACATGAAAAGGGCTACCCTTTTGTAATGGGAAGGTAGAGAGGAATTGCCAAACACATTTGATCTTGTCTGAACTTGTTAAGgacaaaatattatctttataaatcATTTTCTAAAAGAAAAGTGAATTTTCGATCCACTTTTAAGTACCATGTCATGCTAATtaggaaaaagaacaaaattaaaaaagtaCTTTTTAGGGCTATGTAAAAACATCCATGCCATGTATCTTTTGTACTCTCTTGTCCCATCTTATCACGTACTCTTAAATGTGAGAAATCGTTTTTTAATTTTACAATCTTATGATTCCAGAAACAACATTATTGCCTGTTCCAAGCATTTTGTTGGAGATGGGGGTACAGATAAAGGTGACAATGAGGGAAATACCATATCATCTTACAGTGACTTAGAGAGGATTCATATGGCACCTTATGTAGATTGTATTTCTCAAGGAGTTTCCAGTATCATGGCATCTTATTCCAGCTGGAATGGAGATAAGCTACATGCTCATCATTTTCTCCTGACAGAAATCTTGAAAGATAAGTTGGGTTTTAAGGTAAACAAGATAATGTGAACTTTTTTTTGTGAACAATATAAAACCAAGTACAAGAAAGTACATGTGGTGATTTGGCAGCCTATTCTAAAGTTTCTTCTGTTTACTCTAAACTACAACAGTATTGGTATTCGACATTTTCTTACAAATAGTACCATTTCAtagaaaataatcaaaataCAGAACTGCATATTTTGATTGATTATCTCCTAcgtgtgtgtgcgcgcgtgcTCGCGCGCTTCCCAGAGAATAATTTTGGTTCCCGTTGCTAATATTAAGATGATATGGCAAATTTGAATTTAATCAATAGTGACAGATTTTTCTTTGGTATTAGTCTATGAGACGCCACTTTCTCTGGTATATGGCGTGAATAGTTAGATGCAGTTGCTGTAACATTAGAAATCTCTATGTGTGAATACTTATCAGGGTATGCTCTGCGCGGCTGCAGGGAGTTGTGATTTCTAACCGGGATGGACTTAGCAGACTTAGCACACCTCGAGGGTCAGAGAGTCGTTCCTGCATTATATCTGCCATTAATGCTGGGATTGACATGGTAGATATTGAATTTCAATTCTAAGAACCAAGCTATTTGTTGCTTCCGTTGATTTTACTTTGTCTAATTGAGAAGGTTTACAGGTTATGGTGCCTTTCAGATTTAAAGATTTTGTGGATGATTTAGTATATCTGGTGAAAAATGAAGACGTACTAGAGTCCAGGATAGATGATGCTGTTGAAAGAATACTCAGAGTGAAGTTCGTTGCTGGTCTTTTTGAGCATCCCTTTTCTGATAGATCTTTGCTGGACCGAGTTGGTTGCAAGGTACTTACGTAAACAATGCAAAGTCATCCCATCTTATATTCCCCTGGTGTTATCATTTTAACGTTTCCCGCTGAGAATGTTcactttttttaaataaaatatatgaCTCCTACTTTGAGGAACAGCGCGAACATATTAAAGCTTCAGATTTACCAATCGTTTGTGGTAGACAGCCCAAAAACAATTTAATACCGAATTTGCATTTTTTATGGATATCAATATTGTGCAGCTGCATAGAGATCTAGCACGTGAAGCTGTTCGCAAGTCCTTGGTTCTGCTGAAGAATGGAAAGGAACCATGGAAACCTTTTCTTCCATTAGATAGAAAAGCGGAAAGAATACTTGTTTGTGGAACGCACGCTGATGATCTTGGATATCAGTGTGGAGAATGGACAGGTACTCGGGTTGTAAAAAGTGGAAGGATCACAATTGGTAAGTAATATTGATAAGGCTAGCTATATGTATTTATGTTTGATGCTCATAATAAAATAACGTGCATTTTGTATGATGTGGGATCTGATCTGAGTAGGATTTTACGTACAATAAGTTTTCCATTTCGTGTTATTTGAACCAAAACTTCTGTATATATTTACAAACCATCACAAAAGACAGGCTGTAAAAATCCTCTATTGTTGTAAGTGGGGAATCCAGCAATCTGTTACTCCTTGAATCATTTCTacaatgtttttttattttattttgtttcattttttgttttgttttgttttttgttttttttgtttttttttttttgtggtgaaGAAATCTCGAATAAAGAACGTTTTCCTTTGCTTCCTAGATGGATTCCTTTGTTTCGCAACCATATAGTTAAGCCTTGGGCACGCTGACATTTTGAAGCTAGAACAAGAACTTCATAGATTGTAATTTTTCCTGTTTGTATTTCCATTTCTAGGCACAACCATCTTGGGAGCTATTAAGAAGGCAGTTGGAAACGAAACAGAAATAATTTATGAGAAATATCCATCAACGGACACCCTAGCACGTGAAGATATCTCTTTTGCAGTTGTTGCTGTTGGTGAAGCTCCAAATGCCGAGTTTTGGCATGCGACTGCCAAATTGGAGCTCGTGATCTCTTTTAATGGACCGGATGTCATAAGCTCA
Coding sequences:
- the LOC112169415 gene encoding beta-glucosidase BoGH3B isoform X2 produces the protein MGMMRCTGAIVCMVPLYFLTILVLELLDLVQRIGAATALEVRASGIHWTFAPCVAVCRDPRWESCFLSYSEDTEIVRKMTSIISGLQGKPPQGHEKGYPFVMGRNNIIACSKHFVGDGGTDKGDNEGNTISSYSDLERIHMAPYVDCISQGVSSIMASYSSWNGDKLHAHHFLLTEILKDKLGFKGVVISNRDGLSRLSTPRGSESRSCIISAINAGIDMVMVPFRFKDFVDDLVYLVKNEDVLESRIDDAVERILRVKFVAGLFEHPFSDRSLLDRVGCKLHRDLAREAVRKSLVLLKNGKEPWKPFLPLDRKAERILVCGTHADDLGYQCGEWTGTRVVKSGRITIGTTILGAIKKAVGNETEIIYEKYPSTDTLAREDISFAVVAVGEAPNAEFWHATAKLELVISFNGPDVISSVADRIPTLVILISGRPLTVEPSLLEKMDALVAAWLPGSEGEGIADVIFGDYNFEGQLPMTWFKSVEQLPSNVGSSSYDPLYPVGFGLTCNKEKVIQ
- the LOC112169415 gene encoding beta-glucosidase BoGH3B isoform X1, with translation MEEVEDLNYIYRNRNAPTEARVKDLLSRMSLEEKVGQMTLIERRVATPSAIRDFSIGSIFSAAASGPFKNALSADWADMVDEFQRSALETRLGIPLMYGNDAVHGSNSLHGTTIFPHNIGLGATGDADLVQRIGAATALEVRASGIHWTFAPCVAVCRDPRWESCFLSYSEDTEIVRKMTSIISGLQGKPPQGHEKGYPFVMGRNNIIACSKHFVGDGGTDKGDNEGNTISSYSDLERIHMAPYVDCISQGVSSIMASYSSWNGDKLHAHHFLLTEILKDKLGFKGVVISNRDGLSRLSTPRGSESRSCIISAINAGIDMVMVPFRFKDFVDDLVYLVKNEDVLESRIDDAVERILRVKFVAGLFEHPFSDRSLLDRVGCKLHRDLAREAVRKSLVLLKNGKEPWKPFLPLDRKAERILVCGTHADDLGYQCGEWTGTRVVKSGRITIGTTILGAIKKAVGNETEIIYEKYPSTDTLAREDISFAVVAVGEAPNAEFWHATAKLELVISFNGPDVISSVADRIPTLVILISGRPLTVEPSLLEKMDALVAAWLPGSEGEGIADVIFGDYNFEGQLPMTWFKSVEQLPSNVGSSSYDPLYPVGFGLTCNKEKVIQ
- the LOC112169415 gene encoding beta-glucosidase BoGH3B isoform X3, with translation MTSIISGLQGKPPQGHEKGYPFVMGRNNIIACSKHFVGDGGTDKGDNEGNTISSYSDLERIHMAPYVDCISQGVSSIMASYSSWNGDKLHAHHFLLTEILKDKLGFKGVVISNRDGLSRLSTPRGSESRSCIISAINAGIDMVMVPFRFKDFVDDLVYLVKNEDVLESRIDDAVERILRVKFVAGLFEHPFSDRSLLDRVGCKLHRDLAREAVRKSLVLLKNGKEPWKPFLPLDRKAERILVCGTHADDLGYQCGEWTGTRVVKSGRITIGTTILGAIKKAVGNETEIIYEKYPSTDTLAREDISFAVVAVGEAPNAEFWHATAKLELVISFNGPDVISSVADRIPTLVILISGRPLTVEPSLLEKMDALVAAWLPGSEGEGIADVIFGDYNFEGQLPMTWFKSVEQLPSNVGSSSYDPLYPVGFGLTCNKEKVIQ